A stretch of the Flavobacterium sp. 5 genome encodes the following:
- a CDS encoding histidine kinase: MKAKLLYIFIFSFISLHLAAQELLPFVENYSKSNYQGDNQIWNVVQGKDNAMYFANNNYLLRYDGVKWEKYTLPNKTIIRSIMVDGDKIYSGSYQEFGYWYRKNAKMHYVSISKEKKVFDEKNNNDEIWKIFKFNNKIYFQSFNGIFIFDGKVIKEKKIPFLISYCFVVDSQIFIASVEKGIYRLNNGEIEKVDGLSLLEKNVIHSIQKYQGKTYFFTKKHGVYVFENNILTPWKNGLNEILKSANINVAQFIKNDKLIVGTANKGVYILDLIDGACKNINRNNVLMNNSILSIGQDKENDLWLGLDNGIAHIEVNSPISIFYDSSGILGSVYSVASTPKGYLMASNHGVFKYEEKELSLIPSTQGQAWVISKINDQYLIGHNEGTFIYKNGQFSKLSDINGGWNLSKSGINNSYLQATYSGIIIYDDPNNLKQKVAIKGLLKPIKYLAQNRKNEIWAADINRGLYRILYNDAYETKKVDNVTQRSKINNDFGVKIFEFRNEILFLINNSWYTYNSFTNELELNQLFNENFKNVSNIVSIDENHFMVLQDGLLYHIYAQGSKFIRNSIQEKYYKGKIINDNLKVFKDKNNYLLNLDDGFISLDLKYNTKEKTNVKIEAFNNDILVENNSKIKHNSELRINVISGIYGASKPDLFYRINGKKEFIPIKEGLILLNNLNSGSHDVTIYNNDGLHYNKITSFQFVVANAWYYSIWMILVYLIVVGLILYLYYKWNKIKYIQKLKLQEEELKHQREILEMELKAENELNSQEYEKHILELELQSKSSEVAGKSLSIAKQSEMIENIQKILDTESDFNKLKSEIKKAIKINAVNKHEWEIFETNLNQINNEFIIALSKKYPNLTSKDIKLCVYLKMNLSSKEIAPMMNISFRGVELHRYRLRKKLGLHQEEMLSKFLLSI, encoded by the coding sequence TTGAAAGCCAAACTTCTCTATATATTTATTTTTAGTTTTATATCTCTACATCTTGCGGCTCAAGAGTTGCTTCCTTTTGTTGAAAATTACAGCAAATCAAATTATCAGGGTGATAATCAAATTTGGAATGTAGTTCAAGGGAAAGACAATGCCATGTATTTTGCCAATAATAACTATTTATTGCGATATGATGGTGTAAAATGGGAAAAATACACATTACCCAATAAAACAATAATTCGATCGATAATGGTTGATGGTGATAAGATTTATTCGGGTTCTTATCAGGAGTTTGGCTATTGGTACCGAAAAAATGCCAAGATGCATTATGTCTCTATTTCGAAAGAAAAGAAAGTCTTTGATGAAAAGAATAATAATGATGAAATATGGAAGATATTTAAGTTTAATAACAAAATTTATTTTCAGTCCTTTAATGGGATCTTCATTTTTGATGGAAAAGTTATAAAAGAAAAAAAAATCCCTTTTTTAATTTCTTATTGTTTTGTTGTTGATAGTCAAATATTTATTGCTTCAGTCGAAAAAGGAATTTACAGACTAAATAATGGAGAGATTGAGAAAGTAGATGGATTGTCTCTTTTAGAGAAAAATGTGATTCATTCCATTCAGAAATATCAAGGGAAAACCTATTTTTTTACCAAAAAGCATGGGGTTTATGTCTTTGAAAATAATATTTTGACTCCTTGGAAAAATGGTTTAAATGAGATTTTGAAATCGGCTAATATAAATGTTGCTCAATTTATCAAAAATGATAAGTTGATTGTTGGTACAGCAAATAAAGGGGTTTATATTTTGGATTTGATTGATGGCGCTTGTAAGAATATTAATCGAAATAATGTCCTAATGAATAATTCTATTTTAAGTATTGGACAGGATAAAGAGAATGATTTATGGTTGGGTCTCGATAATGGAATTGCTCATATTGAGGTTAATTCTCCAATTTCAATATTTTATGATAGTTCTGGAATTTTAGGGTCAGTATATTCGGTAGCAAGCACTCCAAAAGGATACTTGATGGCTTCCAATCATGGAGTCTTTAAATATGAAGAAAAAGAACTTTCTTTAATTCCCAGCACTCAAGGACAAGCTTGGGTTATCAGTAAAATAAACGATCAATATCTTATTGGCCATAATGAAGGGACTTTTATTTATAAAAACGGTCAGTTTAGTAAATTGAGCGATATTAATGGAGGTTGGAACTTATCAAAGAGCGGGATCAATAATTCATATTTGCAAGCTACTTACAGCGGAATTATAATTTATGATGATCCTAATAATTTAAAACAAAAGGTTGCAATAAAAGGATTATTGAAACCAATAAAATATCTTGCTCAAAACAGGAAAAATGAAATTTGGGCAGCAGATATTAATAGAGGTTTGTATCGTATTTTATATAATGATGCCTATGAAACTAAAAAAGTTGATAATGTGACCCAACGCAGTAAAATAAACAATGATTTTGGTGTTAAAATATTTGAGTTTAGGAATGAAATTCTTTTTTTGATTAATAATTCATGGTACACATATAACTCCTTTACGAATGAACTGGAGTTGAATCAATTGTTTAATGAGAATTTTAAAAACGTATCGAATATTGTCTCTATCGATGAGAATCATTTTATGGTACTTCAGGACGGACTTTTGTATCATATTTATGCTCAGGGATCTAAATTTATTAGAAATAGTATTCAGGAGAAATACTATAAAGGAAAAATCATTAATGATAACCTGAAAGTATTTAAAGATAAAAACAATTATTTATTGAATCTTGATGATGGTTTTATATCATTGGATTTAAAATATAATACTAAAGAGAAAACTAATGTAAAAATTGAAGCTTTCAATAATGATATTTTGGTTGAAAATAATTCAAAAATCAAGCACAATTCAGAGTTAAGAATTAATGTTATATCGGGTATTTATGGAGCTTCGAAACCTGATTTATTTTACAGAATAAACGGTAAAAAAGAGTTTATTCCCATAAAAGAAGGTTTGATACTTTTGAATAACCTTAACAGCGGTTCTCATGATGTTACCATCTATAATAATGATGGCTTACATTATAACAAAATAACCAGTTTTCAATTTGTTGTAGCTAATGCTTGGTATTATTCAATTTGGATGATACTCGTTTATCTTATTGTGGTTGGGCTTATCTTGTATCTTTATTATAAATGGAATAAGATAAAATATATTCAAAAACTTAAATTACAAGAAGAAGAATTAAAGCATCAAAGAGAAATTCTGGAAATGGAACTGAAAGCCGAAAATGAATTAAATAGCCAGGAATATGAAAAACACATTCTGGAACTGGAATTACAATCAAAATCTTCGGAAGTAGCGGGTAAATCACTTTCTATTGCAAAACAAAGTGAAATGATTGAAAATATTCAAAAGATATTGGATACAGAATCCGATTTCAATAAACTAAAAAGCGAAATCAAAAAAGCTATAAAAATTAATGCAGTTAATAAACATGAGTGGGAGATTTTTGAAACGAATCTAAATCAAATTAATAATGAATTTATTATAGCCCTTTCAAAGAAATATCCAAATCTAACTTCAAAGGATATTAAGCTCTGTGTGTATCTCAAAATGAATCTTTCTTCCAAAGAAATTGCTCCTATGATGAATATTTCTTTCAGAGGAGTAGAGCTACATCGCTATCGTTTAAGGAAAAAATTGGGTCTACATCAAGAAGAAATGCTTTCTAAGTTTTTATTATCAATATAA
- a CDS encoding TonB-dependent receptor gives MRNFIFSFLALILLPAYMSGQVITGKVLDQTGLGIPGAFIVSGNVSSETDIDGNFNIKAKEGDILKISLIGFEGVSIPAASTPMTVMLKEAKDTKLDEVVVIGYGTAKKKDLTGSSVKVTGKDVADKPNTNPVSSIQGKVAGLSVVDTGKPGQPLDVRIRGTASRYQTQPLYVVDGLWTDNIDFVNPNDIESMEILKDASSLAIFGARGANGVIVVSTKRAKEGKTTINYSTSLGMKDITGEPSMTNASQFKTLYDEQRANQGLAPYSYYNLYNADTDWLDAIKNKGATIITHNISVTNGTEHNKLYVGAGYTEDEGLIKNEEYKRFTFNVNDELNLSDAIKIGVNLGGSNSKLPQLHDFIRTLQATPIVEPYNAEEGLYNQLPSEIGGAQVGNPLLDVDGVANGTSLASEFRFIGSVFAEIKFLKDFKFRASFSADLGNKDERKYAPVYNVWDNETSQPTLYRSLALTQVDQLKTDDKKTQEDFLLTYTKALGNHNFTLLGGYNRNYQYYSQLSGQVKQYPKGDPIPHDPRFWYVNTYPYGDPSTKFAYSDEWDRASVSYFTRLLYNYDGRYILNASFRRDGSSELRKWQNFWTVGAAWDITKEKFMKDQKTFDNLKLKGSYGTLGNQYTAVHYPTYPNYKNGESGVFGESLVPAYTLAYINNPDLQWETVTSYEVGIEATMLTNRLKLEATVYNKTTDDLLTYVDLGSTQFYANSGKIENKGLEFSTSWNDKINDNWNYSLSGNFSTIENKVISVYTDGFEVFDGPSILTAGEPIGSFYGYTVEGLYQSYADVLSSPPSTLGGYGPGDLKYKDINGDGSITPADRSVIGNPTPDVSYGFSAGLNYKNFSFSIDFAGVYGNEIYRDWGNGSTFAQLNYRTDRLDRWTGAGTSNWEPRANDGSSYNQLASTYMIEDGSYLRLRNIQFGYTFNSELLEKASIQNLRLYLNAQNLYTWTKASGFTPDIGGTPTKFGVDNGGYPVARVISIGLNVTF, from the coding sequence ATGAGAAATTTTATTTTTAGCTTTTTAGCACTCATTCTACTTCCAGCTTATATGTCTGGTCAAGTAATTACAGGGAAAGTATTGGATCAGACAGGACTTGGAATACCAGGAGCTTTTATTGTTTCTGGAAATGTTTCATCTGAAACTGATATTGATGGAAACTTTAATATTAAAGCCAAAGAAGGTGATATATTAAAAATAAGTTTAATAGGTTTTGAAGGAGTTTCTATTCCTGCAGCTTCTACGCCGATGACAGTAATGCTGAAAGAAGCAAAAGATACCAAATTAGACGAGGTAGTTGTAATTGGGTATGGTACTGCCAAGAAGAAAGACTTGACTGGTTCAAGCGTAAAAGTAACAGGCAAAGATGTTGCAGACAAGCCTAATACCAATCCAGTATCTTCTATACAAGGTAAAGTAGCTGGGCTTTCTGTTGTTGATACTGGAAAACCAGGTCAACCATTAGATGTACGTATCAGAGGTACTGCGAGTAGATATCAAACACAACCACTTTATGTAGTTGATGGTCTTTGGACAGATAATATTGATTTTGTAAATCCCAATGATATAGAATCGATGGAGATTCTAAAAGATGCCTCTTCTTTGGCAATTTTTGGTGCCCGCGGTGCAAATGGTGTTATTGTTGTATCGACCAAAAGAGCAAAAGAAGGTAAAACTACTATCAATTATTCTACAAGTTTAGGAATGAAAGATATTACAGGAGAGCCTTCAATGACCAATGCTTCACAATTTAAAACATTATATGATGAGCAAAGAGCAAATCAAGGATTAGCTCCTTATAGTTACTATAATTTATATAATGCTGATACTGATTGGTTAGACGCAATAAAAAATAAAGGGGCAACTATTATTACGCATAATATTAGTGTTACGAACGGGACTGAACACAACAAATTATATGTTGGAGCTGGTTATACGGAAGATGAAGGACTAATAAAAAATGAAGAGTATAAAAGATTTACATTCAATGTTAATGATGAATTAAATTTGAGTGATGCGATAAAAATAGGTGTGAATTTAGGAGGTTCTAATTCTAAATTGCCTCAGTTGCATGATTTTATACGAACTCTGCAGGCAACTCCAATAGTTGAACCATACAATGCAGAAGAGGGATTATATAATCAATTGCCATCTGAAATAGGGGGGGCTCAAGTTGGAAATCCATTGCTTGATGTAGATGGAGTAGCCAATGGCACTTCTCTGGCAAGTGAATTTAGATTTATAGGGAGCGTTTTTGCAGAAATAAAATTTTTAAAAGATTTTAAATTCAGAGCTTCTTTTTCTGCTGATTTAGGTAATAAAGATGAAAGAAAATATGCCCCTGTTTATAATGTGTGGGATAATGAAACCAGTCAACCAACACTTTATAGAAGTCTTGCATTAACACAGGTAGATCAATTAAAGACTGATGACAAAAAAACACAAGAGGATTTTTTGTTGACTTATACAAAAGCATTAGGTAATCATAATTTTACACTTTTAGGAGGATATAATCGAAATTATCAATACTATTCGCAATTATCAGGGCAAGTAAAACAATATCCGAAGGGGGATCCAATTCCTCACGATCCTAGATTTTGGTATGTAAATACATATCCTTATGGTGATCCTTCAACCAAATTTGCTTATTCTGACGAATGGGATCGTGCAAGTGTATCTTATTTTACTCGTTTACTGTACAACTATGATGGAAGGTATATCTTAAATGCTTCTTTTCGTAGAGACGGTTCTTCGGAGTTAAGAAAATGGCAAAATTTCTGGACTGTAGGTGCTGCATGGGATATCACTAAAGAGAAGTTTATGAAAGACCAAAAAACATTTGACAACCTAAAACTTAAAGGATCTTATGGGACTTTAGGAAATCAATATACTGCGGTTCATTATCCGACATATCCTAATTATAAAAATGGAGAGTCGGGTGTATTTGGAGAATCGTTGGTTCCTGCTTATACGTTGGCATATATTAATAATCCTGATTTACAATGGGAAACTGTTACTTCTTATGAAGTTGGAATTGAGGCAACAATGTTAACAAATAGGCTAAAACTTGAAGCTACAGTATATAATAAAACAACAGATGACTTATTGACATATGTTGATTTAGGAAGCACACAATTTTATGCTAATTCAGGAAAAATTGAAAATAAAGGTTTAGAATTCAGTACTTCCTGGAATGATAAGATTAATGACAATTGGAATTATTCGCTGAGCGGTAATTTTTCTACAATTGAAAACAAAGTTATATCTGTTTATACTGATGGTTTTGAGGTTTTTGATGGTCCATCTATTTTGACCGCAGGAGAACCAATTGGATCATTTTACGGATATACAGTTGAAGGATTGTATCAATCATATGCCGATGTATTGTCTTCTCCTCCAAGTACTTTAGGAGGTTATGGACCGGGTGATTTAAAATACAAAGATATTAACGGAGACGGAAGTATTACACCTGCAGACAGATCAGTAATTGGTAATCCTACTCCAGATGTTTCTTATGGTTTTTCTGCTGGTCTTAATTATAAAAACTTTTCATTTTCTATAGATTTTGCTGGAGTTTATGGCAATGAAATTTATAGAGATTGGGGTAATGGATCTACTTTTGCTCAACTTAACTATAGAACAGACAGATTGGATCGTTGGACTGGCGCAGGTACCTCTAATTGGGAGCCAAGAGCAAATGATGGTTCATCATACAATCAATTAGCTTCTACTTATATGATTGAAGATGGTAGTTATCTTAGATTAAGAAATATACAATTTGGATATACTTTTAATTCTGAATTACTTGAAAAAGCAAGTATACAAAATTTGCGATTGTATTTAAACGCACAAAATCTATATACATGGACAAAAGCGTCTGGATTTACTCCTGATATTGGTGGAACACCAACTAAGTTTGGTGTTGATAATGGTGGTTATCCTGTGGCAAGAGTTATTTCAATTGGATTAAATGTAACTTTTTAA
- a CDS encoding RagB/SusD family nutrient uptake outer membrane protein yields MKSIKYKNIKYFLIVLLVLPLLNSCDDAEFLDRRPLGTAADGDIKAGGFEEKAFGLYGQIRTSDGVTDWCRYFFESVRSDDAITGSNASDTQNFDPYFEKYQYTTTHFMNTNNWNGHYKVIYACNDLIDAVDTAGVSDEGSLINKAEAMVIRAFLYFDLRRDYGEVPIVTNKIVKPSDGIKPKSTVAEVDVQIINDLTFAAEHLPLSWPAYPGRATKGFANTLLAKLYLYQGNWAKSLEKSQEVIDSGQYSLYTSYADLFKEGGDNSPEAVFEIQFLRQGGINYSNNYWESQGVRGSGSWDLGFGLNVPNDNLIGAYETNDPRRLATILYSGQDDGTGLILPTKPPLDQAYWNKKAYTTLSVRQNFGENKNHWINIKILRYADVLLMAAEAANELGNTAAAGDYLEMVRARARGNNPGVLPPVSGSQSILRTAIKHERRIEFAMEGERFYDLVRWGDAVNTLGGLGYQDKNKWYPIPQTAIDQFGGVLVQNPNY; encoded by the coding sequence ATGAAAAGTATAAAATATAAAAATATAAAATATTTTCTAATAGTATTGTTGGTATTGCCTTTACTTAATTCATGTGATGATGCTGAGTTTTTGGATAGAAGGCCATTAGGAACTGCAGCAGATGGCGATATTAAGGCGGGTGGATTTGAGGAAAAAGCTTTTGGATTATATGGGCAAATTCGTACTTCCGATGGAGTTACAGATTGGTGCAGATATTTCTTTGAGTCAGTTCGGTCTGACGATGCTATTACAGGTAGTAATGCATCTGACACACAGAATTTTGATCCTTATTTTGAAAAGTATCAATATACGACTACTCATTTTATGAATACGAATAACTGGAATGGTCATTATAAAGTGATATATGCATGTAATGATTTGATTGATGCCGTTGATACTGCGGGAGTATCAGATGAGGGGAGTTTGATAAATAAAGCTGAAGCAATGGTAATACGAGCATTTCTTTATTTTGATTTGCGTAGAGATTATGGTGAAGTGCCAATTGTTACTAATAAAATCGTAAAACCTAGTGATGGAATAAAGCCTAAAAGTACAGTTGCCGAAGTAGATGTACAAATCATTAACGATTTAACTTTTGCAGCAGAACATTTACCTTTGAGTTGGCCTGCTTACCCAGGACGAGCAACTAAAGGATTTGCTAACACTTTATTGGCAAAATTATATTTATATCAAGGAAATTGGGCTAAATCTTTAGAAAAATCTCAGGAAGTGATTGATTCAGGCCAATATTCATTGTATACCTCATACGCTGATTTATTTAAAGAAGGAGGTGATAATTCACCCGAAGCTGTTTTTGAAATTCAATTTTTACGTCAGGGAGGAATAAATTATTCAAATAACTATTGGGAATCTCAAGGTGTAAGAGGTTCAGGTTCATGGGATTTAGGTTTTGGTTTAAATGTTCCTAATGATAATTTAATAGGAGCTTATGAAACTAATGACCCAAGAAGACTGGCTACTATTTTGTATTCAGGACAAGACGATGGAACTGGTTTAATTTTACCAACAAAACCGCCTTTAGACCAAGCTTACTGGAATAAAAAAGCTTACACAACGCTTAGTGTGAGACAAAATTTTGGTGAAAATAAAAACCATTGGATTAACATCAAAATACTTCGTTATGCTGATGTACTTTTGATGGCTGCGGAGGCTGCTAATGAATTAGGAAATACTGCTGCTGCTGGGGATTATTTAGAGATGGTGAGAGCAAGAGCCAGAGGAAATAATCCAGGAGTTTTACCTCCTGTTTCAGGCAGCCAATCGATTTTGCGTACAGCAATTAAACATGAAAGAAGAATTGAGTTTGCAATGGAAGGAGAGCGTTTTTACGATTTAGTTCGTTGGGGCGATGCTGTTAATACTTTGGGAGGATTAGGTTATCAAGACAAAAACAAGTGGTATCCAATTCCTCAAACGGCTATCGACCAATTTGGTGGGGTTTTAGTACAAAATCCAAATTATTAA
- a CDS encoding LamG domain-containing protein — protein sequence MINMISIFRKSLVIGLLSLAFFGCQEMDRPALGDYPVDENPPGGPLKFYVNFDATSTNPLLIAVDNIKATFPTDNPFSTISGISGNAAEGVQDKFIAYPKPNDFGSTAKSFTISFWEKHDGQTKNGDNPGAEEIFSLPSSNGHWSSGTMFLLFDAAPTPTAAAVKFVLVDANMADTFLTWEGANSVEGLLDNAWHHCAFVYDATTSGLTFYKDGTAVSTVTWGTHGDVNLDNSKITGLRIGSGPQAQNDSGDNWLASYWKGGLDQFRMYATALTADEVMALYTNKE from the coding sequence ATGATAAATATGATTTCTATTTTTAGAAAATCCTTGGTAATAGGATTGTTGTCTTTGGCTTTTTTTGGATGTCAAGAGATGGACAGACCAGCATTGGGTGATTATCCGGTAGATGAAAATCCACCAGGAGGACCTCTTAAATTTTATGTGAATTTTGATGCAACTTCAACAAATCCTTTGCTGATTGCCGTTGATAATATTAAAGCTACATTCCCAACTGATAATCCTTTTAGTACTATTTCAGGTATTTCAGGTAATGCAGCCGAAGGTGTTCAAGACAAATTTATAGCGTATCCAAAACCAAATGATTTTGGTTCAACAGCTAAAAGTTTTACCATTTCTTTTTGGGAAAAGCATGATGGACAGACTAAAAACGGTGATAATCCAGGTGCTGAAGAAATCTTTAGTTTGCCTTCGTCTAATGGGCATTGGTCAAGTGGAACAATGTTTCTCCTCTTTGATGCTGCACCAACACCAACTGCAGCTGCTGTTAAATTTGTTCTTGTTGATGCTAATATGGCAGATACTTTTTTAACCTGGGAAGGGGCTAATTCTGTTGAAGGTCTCTTAGATAATGCATGGCATCATTGTGCTTTTGTTTATGACGCTACTACTTCCGGACTAACATTTTACAAAGATGGCACCGCTGTAAGTACGGTAACTTGGGGTACACACGGAGATGTTAATTTAGACAATTCTAAAATCACAGGATTACGAATTGGAAGTGGTCCTCAAGCACAAAATGATTCAGGGGATAATTGGTTAGCTTCTTATTGGAAGGGGGGGTTAGATCAATTCCGTATGTATGCAACTGCTCTTACTGCTGATGAAGTAATGGCTTTGTACACTAATAAAGAATAA
- a CDS encoding glucoamylase family protein: MKNLIILFLSVFFISCDSKKEKTEEPVKEILTDTEVLDQVQKDAIKYFWDYAEPNSKLGRERYHTEDPGFEANKVTTGGSGFGLMSLIVGVERGFIPRAEAVTRMTTAMDFLEKADRFHGAWAHWMDGTTGKAISFGNKDDGGDIVETAFLSQGLIAVREYFKNGNTQEKALSDKADKLWKGVEWSWYTNGENAMYWHWSPTYQWEMKFKLEGYNECLIAYILGASSTTHPIPVAAYHEGWTRNGTIVTTKTQYGIPLVFKYNTVSGNAGPLFWAQYSYLGLDPSQLSDKYANYWELTQNQAKIINKYCIDNPKKWKGYSEKCWGLTASYSRNTDGTTGYSAHDTDNDLGVITPTAALSSFPYTPSESMKFLHYLYDENKAKYIGIAGPYDAFSPHYNWVTPRYLAIDQGTIAPMIENYRTGLLWKLFMNAPEIKQGLTNLGFHSGKYGF; this comes from the coding sequence ATGAAGAATTTAATAATTCTGTTTCTATCTGTTTTTTTTATCTCTTGTGATTCTAAAAAAGAAAAGACAGAGGAACCTGTAAAAGAAATTCTGACCGATACTGAGGTTTTAGATCAAGTTCAAAAAGATGCTATAAAATATTTTTGGGATTATGCAGAACCTAACTCTAAATTAGGAAGGGAACGCTATCACACAGAGGATCCTGGGTTCGAGGCTAACAAAGTAACTACTGGAGGTTCAGGTTTTGGGTTAATGTCTTTGATTGTTGGAGTAGAAAGAGGTTTTATTCCAAGAGCCGAAGCCGTTACACGAATGACTACAGCTATGGACTTTTTAGAAAAAGCAGATCGTTTTCACGGAGCTTGGGCACATTGGATGGATGGAACTACCGGAAAAGCCATTTCTTTTGGCAATAAAGATGACGGTGGAGATATAGTCGAAACAGCTTTCTTGTCTCAAGGTTTGATTGCAGTGCGTGAATATTTTAAAAATGGAAATACTCAGGAAAAGGCATTATCAGACAAAGCAGATAAACTTTGGAAAGGAGTAGAATGGAGCTGGTATACCAACGGAGAAAATGCAATGTATTGGCATTGGTCACCTACCTATCAATGGGAAATGAAATTCAAATTAGAAGGATATAATGAGTGTTTAATTGCTTACATTCTTGGTGCTTCTTCTACGACTCATCCAATTCCTGTAGCTGCTTATCATGAAGGTTGGACGCGAAACGGAACTATTGTAACAACAAAGACACAATACGGAATTCCTTTAGTATTCAAATACAATACTGTTAGTGGTAATGCAGGTCCCTTGTTTTGGGCGCAATATTCTTATCTAGGATTAGATCCTTCACAATTATCGGATAAGTATGCAAATTATTGGGAATTAACTCAAAATCAAGCAAAAATTATTAATAAGTATTGCATTGATAATCCCAAAAAATGGAAAGGCTATTCGGAAAAATGTTGGGGTCTCACAGCGAGTTATTCTCGAAATACTGATGGAACAACAGGGTATTCTGCTCATGATACTGACAATGATTTAGGAGTAATTACTCCAACGGCGGCACTATCTTCTTTTCCATATACACCAAGCGAAAGCATGAAGTTTTTACATTATTTATACGATGAAAATAAAGCAAAATATATTGGAATTGCAGGGCCTTATGATGCTTTTTCGCCACATTATAATTGGGTTACCCCTCGTTATTTAGCAATAGATCAGGGAACCATAGCGCCAATGATTGAGAACTATCGAACCGGTTTATTGTGGAAGTTATTCATGAATGCTCCTGAGATAAAACAAGGATTAACAAATCTTGGATTTCATTCAGGGAAATATGGATTTTAA
- a CDS encoding prolyl oligopeptidase family serine peptidase — protein sequence MKFKITLLILLFSVFGFSQSETTGKIKTVVEIKYELGYVLHKPANTKDKKPLIVFISGDGEKGTDLERVKIHGPLKYLKTNELDAYVLAPQCKEDENWNIESIFQLIVKIQKENNIDSNRIYVTGLSSGGWAAWNLALSYPDMFAAIVPISGFVDLIQLDGACKIANIPTRIFHGLLDDVVKVDYAISVYKELKKCNAKDVQLTIFDDAGHDSWTRVYDNPEIYDWMFKQVKVNTNK from the coding sequence ATGAAATTTAAAATAACGCTATTGATACTGTTGTTTTCTGTATTTGGTTTTTCGCAAAGCGAAACTACTGGAAAAATAAAAACGGTTGTTGAAATTAAGTATGAATTAGGATATGTATTGCACAAGCCTGCTAATACAAAAGATAAAAAGCCACTAATAGTTTTTATTTCTGGAGATGGTGAAAAAGGAACTGACCTTGAAAGAGTAAAAATTCATGGACCGTTAAAGTATTTAAAAACTAATGAACTAGACGCTTACGTTTTAGCTCCACAATGCAAAGAAGATGAAAATTGGAATATTGAGTCAATTTTTCAATTGATTGTAAAAATTCAAAAAGAAAACAATATAGATTCAAATAGAATTTATGTTACAGGTTTAAGTTCTGGAGGTTGGGCAGCTTGGAATTTGGCTCTTTCATATCCTGATATGTTTGCAGCAATTGTGCCTATTTCGGGATTTGTTGATTTAATTCAGTTAGATGGCGCTTGTAAAATAGCCAATATCCCAACTCGAATTTTTCATGGTTTATTGGATGATGTAGTAAAGGTAGATTACGCTATTTCTGTTTACAAAGAGCTTAAAAAATGTAATGCAAAGGATGTTCAATTGACCATTTTTGACGATGCGGGTCACGATAGTTGGACAAGAGTTTATGACAACCCAGAAATTTATGACTGGATGTTTAAACAGGTAAAAGTGAATACAAATAAATAA